The Phocoena sinus isolate mPhoSin1 chromosome 8, mPhoSin1.pri, whole genome shotgun sequence nucleotide sequence CCAGGCCCAGCTGCCGTTCtgagtcccccccacccccgccagcctCAGCATCCTGACTTCCGGGTGGTGTGTGGCCTAGTGCCCCGGCCTTGGGGAGCAGGGGCTCCCTGCCTGAAGGTGGGGCGGCAGCAGTGTCTGTACCCCACACGGACCAATCCTTGGCCATAGGAGCCCAGCAGCACGGGGCTCTCGAAAGCATCACCTGAGCGGGGCCTTCCACGATGTATCTCTGACTTCCAAACCTTCCAGGCCGCACAGTGACCACGGCTGCCTGGGGGTGGGCCTGGGGCTGCCCAGGGCGCTGTCTCGGTTGCGTGTTCGCTTGTCAAACTCCTCAAAGTCCCTCACGTGGGGACGTTTGGTTTTacgtatgtaaattatactttagtGAGGCTGATTTTTCAAAAGCCCCACAAGTTGGGGAGATTCCACTTAAAACTCTGGTTTTCCCCTTTCGGAGTTGGGAGTTGTGGCACCTAGGGCCTGGGGTGGTGACAAAGCCTCCCAGGCCCCTCCGCCCCCGGTGGCCAGCCTGCTCTGCTGGTCCATGGCTCCCACTTGGTGGGGCAGGGGCCAAGCAGAGACCCGACCCCCCCATTCCAGGGCCCCACAGTCCCCCCAGCCCCAAGggctcccttcttttttttttttttttttttttttgcctctcccgttgcggagcacaggctccggacccggaggcctagcggccatggctcacgggcttttccgctccgcggcatgtgggatcttcccagaccggggcacgaacccgtgtcccctgcatcggcaggcgggctctcaaccactgcgccaccggggaagcccccttcttttttttttaaatttgtttatgtatttatttttggctgtcttgggtcttggttgccgcgagggcttttctctagttgcagcgagcaggggctgcccttgtgcgcgggcttctcattgcggtggcttctcttgtggagcatgggctctaggcgtgcaggcttcagtagttgtggcatgtgggctcagtagttgtggctcacgggcttagttgctctgtggcatgtgggatcttccaggaccagggctcgaacccgtgttccctgcattggcaggcagattcttaaccgctgtgccaccagggaagcccaggggctcCCTTCTTTAAGCCCAGGCTGTCACGGGCCAAGCTGGGCTTCTGCTCCCTGAGCGCTTTTGTGGGGGCCgtggggggtgggctggggttCCCTCCAAGCCTTGCCCCAGAGGTGGGCAGCTGGGCTGTCTTGGTAGTGCTGCTGACCTCTGACCTGCCCTCTGCTCAGAAATGTCTCCTCCACACCTCCCAGCACCGCTCCCCCCCCACCTCTGAGTGCCCAGTGGGCTGGGCAACGCTGGGTGGGCTGCAGAGGCCCGGTGGGAGAGGGGCCACCTCCAGCTGCACCCTGAGGGAGCCCCTGGCCACCAGCCAAGCCCCTGGTTGCAGCAGGGGCTGTCTCCGGGGCTGGGGCCCTGCTGGAGGGCACTGTCCCAAGCGTGGGTGGCCCCCGGCTCCCTGCCAACGGCCTGCCCGGCACAGCCACACCTGGGCTTTTGGCCCCTGCTTCCGAGTCCTTCCGAGCAGCTTCCTTCCTGTGGAGGCGGACACGTCCTCCCAGCCCCAAGCTCAGAGGGCAGAGCCCCGTGGGGGGCGGGAGCCCATGACCTCAAACCCAGCCATTCAGGCCCCCGACAGCAGGACCTCCAGAACCCCTCCCCGGCCCTGGCTGAGCTTTCGGTCCCTCTGAACTTGGTGTGATTCTCCGGGTACCTTGTCTGCCTGGGATCCGCCTCACAGCCTCGGAGCCTGGGACCCTCTGTCTGTGGATTCCCACTGGGCGCTGACCCTGGAGACCCCCTTCAGCCCTGCCTCCTGAGGCCGCCGGGAGGGTGAGGCTCGCACACACCCCGAGGCCAAGTCACGTTGGTATGCCTGGGTGGAGCCCCTGTCCTTCTGTCTCCACCCGGCCAGTCACTGAGCCAGCCTGGCCACGCAGACTCAGCTCCAGGGCGGTGGCCGGATGTGACTTTCCATGGCAACCTAACAGGCCTGGCCTGGCCCGGCCCAGCTGGGCTCCAGGCTCGTGGGGTCTGTGGACCTTGCCCAGGCCCAGGAGGACAGGGGCAGGAGACCCCACAGACACGCCCTCTGCGGGCTCTTCCCTCTCGGGCCGGGGGCTTTCTCCAGGGCCCCTCTGCAAGTCTGGGGGTGTCCACCAAGCCTCAGCCTCCCCGGCTCACACATCTGGGCTGTGAGGAGACCCATCACTTGCCACCCTGGGGATACGGGAGAGGAAGCCTGCGCGTGAGGCCAGAGCCGCCCTCCTACTCCGACCCCGGGCACGGGTAGGGCTGCCCACGCCACCTCCCCAGTGCCTGCCAGTTGGGAGCTCTGGGCCTCAGCGAGCCTGGAGCGTGCGTCTCGGGGGACGGGCAGGCACTGGGCCAGCGTAGTCTGGGCTCTTCTGCCATGACCCCGTTTTTGGCAGGGGGCTGGAAGGTCCCAGCAGAGCTCCTGGAGCTGCCCTCCCAGGGACCAGGACCCTGACCTCTTGAGAAGGAGGAGAACCAAGTAGAGGATGGAGCCCAGCCCCCAGGCTGTGACCCAGAGAGGTCACCTTTCCCagctctgcagtggaagtgggggagggaactGTGAGAGGCACCCCCAGGCCCGGTCCTTGGGGTCCCGTCAcagggcagggctgaggggcTCCAAGGACGATGGGAGGAGACTGGCCCTGAGGAAGGGGCTGGGCCGGGGTCTTTCCTCAGGCTTTCAGCACAGCctttctgatctccagaactggaAGGTAATAGACCTGTGTTCTTCACAgtgtgtggtcatttgttatagtAGCCCCAGAACACTCGTGCAGATGGCCACAGGCAGCTGGGCTAGAGGCTGGGACAGGAGTTGCGCCGGTGGGCAGGTGGTAGTACAGAAGCGGGAGGGTGGACTTCAGGAAGCAGGGAAGAGAGTGCCCGGCCTCTGGCCTGCAAAGTGGGAGGCACAAGGGGACACTGTTTAGAGCATGAGATACCTGGGGTGGTGTGTAGGGGGGCCTGGAGACCCTGGGCCAGGATGCCCAGCCCCTCAGCAGCtcatgggtggggggggggccaGGATGGGGCTGGTGGATGGGAGGGGCCACGGGCACAGACCAGCCCCGAGACTGCGGTGCCTGGTGAGGGGCTGATTGTCCAAACCAGGTGATGTGgagaactcctactcatccttgaAAACCCAGCTCAGAGCTCACCGGTGGTCCCTGGGAAGCCTGGACCTCACCACCCATGGTCAGCTAACGACCCCATCACTCTTGTCCGGTCCCCATCTGCCATCAGACTGGGCTGCAGGCCCAGGAGAGGGTGAGAAGGTGTGGATGGGAGGGTGGGGCAGGCTTAGCACCAGACTCCCTGGGAGCTCTATCAGTGTCCAGGGGCTGCTGTAACTGaccacaagctgggtggcttaaaacaaacagaaacttagcacttttacagttctggaggccagaaatccaaaatcaaggtgttggcagggccacgctccctccaGTGGCTCTAGGGAAGGGTGCTCctgccctttccagcttctggggctCCAGGCATCTCTGGGCTGTGGCCGCGTCCCGCCAGCTTCTCTCTGTTGTCACGTGGCCTCCTCTTCTCCTGTGTCTCTGATGAGGACACGTGTGCTGGCATTCAGGCCCCTCGATAATCCAGGAGCAGCTCCTCCTCTCAAGGTCATGAATTTAATCGcatcttttgccatataaggtcaTCAcctccatccatctccagaactttccatcTTCTCAAACTGACGCTCTGTCCCCGTTAAACACTcacgcccctcccctcccccagcccccactgtctacttcctgtctctgtgaatGAGAACTCTGGGGACCTCATGTGAGTGGGACCCTATTCACTCTTTTACTgtataaggtcacattcacaggttctgggatgACGACGGACACATCTCTTGGGGGAGGGCCACCGTCACCCCCTACAGAAGCTGTTCAGACAGACACAAGCATGTGAAGAGCAAAGACGGCAGACACATGGGGCTCAGAGAAACGCCCCTGGAGCCTGGACCCCGTTTTGGGCCACAGTTGGTAATACAGAGCATCCATTGTTCGGCCAGCTTTGGGGAAACGGGCACCCTGACTGCCAGGAGGGCTGTAAATCGGTTGGCAGGCAATCTTGTCAGAGTTGTGACTTGTTTAACTCAGCAATTCATGTCCTCCCAGCTGTCCTGGTGAAACGCCGCACATATGGGTATGGTCAGCGTCACACAGACACTCCGGCAACATTGCCCACGGGAACTGCAGCCTGAGGCCCAGCACAGGAGGTGATTAGGTGAGAATGTGGCCGGTGGAAGGGAGGCGGACTCATGGGGGACACCCACgacctagaagaaaacaagacCTGTCCCCCTTTCTATCAAACAGATTAAAAATGCAAGCTCGTGTCTGCAGACATGGATATTCACATTTTCTCAGTTGTGCTAGAATACACATTACATACAATTTAGCATCTTGACCATTTCTAGAAGCTTAGCCAGCTCAGTGGCATGGAGTTCATTCACGATATTGGACAGCCATccccaccatccgtctccagaactttccaCCTTCCCAAACGGacactctgtccccatgaaacactcactcctctcccctcccccagcccctggcccccaacgtcctgcttcctgtctctatggatttgacgaCTCCAGGGACCTCGTGTGAGTGGAATCGGACAGAATTTGTCCTTCTacgtctggcttatttcactgagcgtaATGTCCCCAAGGctcatccacgttgtagcctgCGTCAcgatttcctccctttttaaggctgagtgatACTCCGTTGTGTACACGGACCACGTTTTGCGTATCCGTTCATCCATGGACGGGCACGTGCTTCCACCTTTGGCTGCTGTGAACACGGGTGTGCAGCCATCTCAAGTCTCTGCTTGCTTCTTCTGGGGACAGAcccggaagtggaattgctggatcacatgttaatgctattcttaattttttgaggaaacgcCAATGCATTttttattgggctggccaaaaagttcttttggtttttaagtaaaaacacatttttcattttcaccaagaactttattaaCAACGTATTCACCGTTTCGTTCCATTTACCTTCTGCcgtttttcaggcaacttcgtaattccatcttcccaaaactttttatcttttcgAGCAAAGAACTATTCcgggtgccttttacagtcttctaatgaattgaaaattttttccattaagggaattttgtaaagaccgaaataaatggaaatccgaaggtgcaatgtctggtgaataaagcggatgaatcagaacttcttGGACACTTTTCATCAATTGAGAGCAGTGtctgttggaattaatcgtttggcgTTCTgcaaggagctcataatagaggactcccttccaatcccaccctatacacaacatcaccttctttggatgaagaccggcctccggtgtggttggtggtggttcatttcgctgccccacgatctcttccattccatgtTATCGTACAGTATTCACTTGTCATCGCCCGTCAcaacttgttttaaaaacggGACGTTTTCGTTACGTTTATGTGGAGAATCGCATGCGGAAGTACGGTCAAGGTTTTCTTCGCTTAACtcacgtggaacccaaacatcaaagcgattcacataaccaagctggtgcgaATGATTTTCAGCGCTCGATTTGGGTATTTTGAGTCTGTCGGCGTATTTTGAGtctgtcggctatctcccgcgtggtataacattgatttgTTCtaaattaatgtctcgatttgatcgctctCAACTTCAACGGGTCTgcctgaccgtggagcatcgtccagcgagaaatctccagcacgaaacttcacagACCACTtctgacacgttcgatcagtcacagcaccgtCTCCATACACCGCACAAATCATTTTATGcctttcagttgcgtttttacctttcttgaaataatagaGCATAATGTGCCGAAAATGtcgtttttcttccatcttcagtattaaaatggctacagaaAAAtccaccaattttgataagttttttaaatgcacgctgacgtgacagctgtcacaatgcCACCTAACAAAATTGTCTTGAATACAGTTAAAGACAAGTGAGCGCTACCAGAGCCATCTCACGGAAAAAAACGAACactttggccaacccagtaaaaAGGATCAAAGGTCACTTAACCGCATCAAGAGTGGACCTGAGGTGGGGTCGCGAGAGAGGAGCGCTCAGAACTTTGAAATAGAGCTTTGAAATCATTTCAgccagtttttactttttatgtcaACAGTTGGTAactattttggtaaatgtttaaaGTAGTAAAGAACTTGATTACAATACacatgacagggacttccctggcggtccagtggttgagacgcCGTGCTTCCAccgcggggggcacgggttcggtcCCGGGTTGtggaactaatatcctgcatgccgcacggcACGGCCTAAAATAAAtcgaaggaaaacagaaatacacatgaccgaaaagagaaaacaaaaatacacatgaCAGGGTCCCAGCCCAGACCTGCTGCACAGActctgggggcagggtgggcggGAGCAAGATGTTCTGTCCTGTGATGACGCAGCCCAGGCAGCTGCAAGGGCTGAGCACCGTCCAGAAGGTGGTGGCCATGCCTTGCCCACTCGCCCTCCCCCCTTTCCTGTATTTTGTTCATACATTCATCCGAGATTCCAGAAAGGTCCCTTGTCCCCGTGAACCAGGCCCTGGGCAGTCTCTGCTGAGTGACAGGAATGACAGCTGGCTCCCCTACCCGCTCCGCACTCTGTGATGATGGGAGAGGCCCCTCCTCTCAGCTCCCCCAGGCCTGGACCAGCCTGGCCCTGTCCCCGCCACcagacaccccccaccccgccccgagGTGTTCTGgtttcacagacaagcaaacagTCTCCACTGACATCAGTTGCTCTGAGCAGAGAGCTGGGTCTCTTGGATAGGGAGGTAGATGCTTTTTAGGCCCACTCATTTCCAAAAACACTTCGCGAGTGCCTGGGCTGGGCCCTGAGGGCCCCAAAGACTAAGACATTGTCACTGCATTTTAGGAGCTGGTAGTGACTTCTGAGCAGGGTACTGAGGGATGAATGGGCGCTTGCCAGGACCCAAGAGGTAAAGGCGCTCTGGGTGGTGTGTCACTGTTTCTCATTCGATCCCCAGCGCCTTGTGAGGTGGGGCCTGCCTGTCGGACTCCAGCTGAGGGGCTCAGGGAGCCAGACAGAGGGATGAACCTGAGAGACCAAGGCCAGGCTGACAGTGAGAGCCTGAAACCAGGTGGGGACAGGCGGCCTGCCTCCCGCCCTTGGACCTCTCACTTTTCCCAGGCTGCAGCTTTGGGGAGAGGGACTGAGGGCAGGCCTGAGTCACAGGCCACGGCCAATGGGCTATGTTGGGCTCAGGTCAGGTGACATCAGGCCACTTCTCAGGTGCTACAACTCCGGGCAGCTGGGGCCTCCCCCCTACCCCGCTGCCCCGGCCCGCCCCAGGCTTGCATGGAGCAGGCAATGGAACTCCAAGGCCTGGCAGTCAACGTGGTTGGTGGGAGCAGGCCCGAGGGTGTGCCCCGGCAATcccagaaggcttcctggaagaggcaagtggtgggggggggggggtgtcttcCAGGCAGGGGAGCAGGGGACCTGTCCCTCAGGGCTGTCCCTGAGCACTGCCACTCACAGGAAGAGCCCCAGGCACAGGGGCTGCCCGTGATGCACAGCGTCCTCATCTTCCTTTCGCCAGGCTGGTTGGGCCAGAGCCTGGAGGGCCTGGCCTCGTCACCGCTGGGGAAATGACCTCACTCGGGGAGTTTCGAAGAGGtgtcctctctctgccccagcTGCCTTACATCCTCACCCAGCTGGAAGGGATGACAGGTGTCCCCAGCCGGATGTCTGGGGACCAGTCTCGTCTGCCTggtgggacgggggtgggggtggggggtggggggagggggtctcCTCAGGCTCCGCGTGAATCCCGGATGCGGCCCTTGGATAAATATTAGTAAACTTGGCTCAGACCTACGCTCTCTGACGCCACTGTCTCAAGGCAAGGCCCCGCGCTGGCCCCTCCCCGTCTGAGAAGCAGCCACCGAACAtccccagcccagagcctgcTCAGCCCTTCAGGCAGAGGCTGGTTCCTGCCCCCAGGCTCGGGATGCAATAGGATGAATCTGAATCCCACTGGCGGGCTGGGTGACCTCTGCTGAGCCGCTTAACTCCTCTGAGGAGCCCCACCCGGTCCTTGCAAACACCAAGAAAGCAACCCAGCGGCCCCCGCCTCATGGGGTGACCCTGAGGAAGAAAGCAGGGCGCACACGGGCCTCCCCGAGGGTGCCAGGCCCCTGACCCTCAGGCTgggctcctccctccccagcaccaACCTGGCCTGGCGCCCTGATGGGCCGCAGCCCGCATCCGCACCCAGGGCCTCGGTCCCCTGCAGGAAGCCAGCCTGGTGGGTCCTCTGGGCTCCTAGCTATCAAATGGCTCAGGGGTGTCTCCCCGAGAGACCTTCGCTGGGGTTGCAAGGTCAGCGCTTTGCTTCCTCCTCATGTTCCAGAGGGACCCTCAGACAGGCCTGCTTCAGGCGTGGGGACAGGGTCCCCTCCTTGCTCTGGGTTCCTGCTGGTTTGGCCAGGCGGCCCACGGGCCTCTGGCTGGAGGGGTTTCCAGGCCCCCCGGGGCAGGGGCGTTGGTGGTGAAGCTGCCTGGGGGGGATTTCCACCAGCCCATCCCCATCCTCCGGGGAGAGTGGCAGTGGGCTCCCCACCCCCTGTGACCTGCTTTCCCAGCTCCCGCGGATGCCCACCTGTCAGACCACGTCCCCCCCAGGTCATTGGTCACCGACTGACTCTCCCCAGAAAGGCCTGGCTGTTGGGGACAAAGAGAGGAGTGCTGGGTGGGCATGGCGAAGTGCACCTCACCTGGCCTCACCTGGTTTTCAAGGCCTCTCACATCCCTTCCTGTCTCTCTTGCCCCGCCCTCCCTGGGGCCTCCGCTACcacgtctgtgaaatggggctggaAGAATGCCCACCTTGGGCCTCGCTCACCTGGGCTCCTTGGGAATCCCCCTGTGGCACCCCGCCCTCCCCATGGAGACCTCCAAGCTGTCCTCttgcccacccccaaccctgtactccccagggcaggcagggcttctcccctctcccctctcctcggGGTCCTAGCACCAGCCAGGCTTACAGGCACACGGTAGGTGCTTAAGCAGTGCCGAGTGTCTGTGGTTTGCCTGGCCCTGAGGTTCCAATGACTGGCCCCCGGGTGGGGGAAACGGGCTGGTGGGCCTCGGAGGGGTCCCGGCAGAGCGCTGGACACCCAGGGGGCTCACAGTGGCTTCCTAGAGGCAGCAGCCTGGCCCCTGGGCTGCCTTTCCCGTGGCCCCGACAGCCCAGGGCCCCCTCAGGACAGAGAGCCTGCGGGAAGGCGGGTCAGCAGTCTCACCCTGCCTGATGCTGGAATTCCCTTTACCAGCTCTGCTGGGATGCCTGTAGTGATGGGGAGCTCACCCCCTTATAAGTCTGCCCTGTGTTGTCTTGAGGGGCGCTctgtctccccacccacccaccctgtgCTCCCTTCACCCTCTGGCCTGCCACCCCACGGGCCTGCCGATTCCAgctccgcccctccccccaacactgaCCAGCGTCCCTATGCTTGTCCTGTGCTCCCTCCCGCAGGCCAGAGTCCTGGGCACCCCCTGCCCTCTGCCACACCGCTGACAGTTGCCCTGGACGCACAGGTGGGCGTGTCCATCTGCAGAGGCCTGGCCCAAGCCACTCATCTGAGCCAGCGGTGCACCTTACTCCTCACGGTGACCCTGAAGGGCCAGGGttgggacttgcccaaggcctcagagcgggggcaggtggggcagggtTGGCTCCACGGCCGGCCGGACGGGCCCCGCACCCAGAAGGTCCCACATTGGCTTTATGCTCTGCCTTCACAGTCCTGAAAAATACCATGAATACTTTTTGAACCAGGGTACCTGCGTTTCCATCTTGCACCAGGAGGGGGCGTGGCTCTCACAGCCCCAACGGACTCGTGCCCTCCTTGCTCCGCTTGCTTTGCACCACCTGCCCAGGTCACAGCCCGGCGGGGTGTTGGAAGGGGCtggccccggagcggctggggcccccGTAGATTCCCTTCTGCCgccaccgccccccgccccccgggaaCCCTGGAGGAGCCAGCGATCACTTCCTGTAAACCCTTTAAAGGAAGAGGGTAAATAAAAAGACTTGTCCGGCTGGCAGGGCATGACTCAGCCGCCCCCCGGCCCGGCCCAGGCCGAAGGCCCCTCTGCCCCCCACGCACCAGCGCGCTCCGCGCCCCCTCGGCTCCCAGTACCTCTGGCGGGTCCGCCGGTGCGTCCTCCCTCCCCCCACGTACAGCCGCCAGGAGGGCCCAGGGGAGCGGGACAGGCGCCCGGGAAGGGAGCTGGGAGCGGCCCTCACACTTACTGAACACTAAGGGGAGCTGTTCTAGCATTTTTCCGTGCGTTGCCTAATCCAACAAGTGTCATcgtcccccattttacagaagagaaaactgaagttcagaacaCCTGCTCTCCCGGTCGGCCCGACGACCCAGGGGGAAGAGGGCAGGTCGTCCCAGGCGCGCCGGCCGGCGGGTGGCAAGATGGGAGATAAGGCCGGCTGGGGCAGGGCCACCGAAGGGTTCTCCCCGGGGGCCTGGGAGGAACTGGGGCCGCGACTGCATCTGCCCCACGAGCGGCAGGGCTGGGTGTCGGCGCGCCTGGAGGGTGGGGGTCTGAGCCTCGCCATCACCGCGCCCCGGGCCGTCCCCGGCCTCGGGCGCTTCCCGCGGCTCCCCGGCAGTGAGTCACCGCGGGCAGGGCGGGCCGCAGCGCATTCCTCCGTGGGGCCGGCgtccggggcgggtgggggccaTTGAGTCGCTCCACGGGGCCACGGGTCTGGGGCCACGGGTCTGGGGCGCCGGGGGAACGGGCTGCAGACAAGGCGAAGGCGGGGCGACCACGGCGACCCGGGGTGAGGGTGCGGCGCGCAGCCCCGGGGTGGCCAGGCTGGGGGGACCGGGGCGGGCTGGGCCCAGGAAGGGGGCGCGGGGCGTGGCCGAGAGGGGGCGTGCCCGGGGCGGGCCGGACCGAGCGCGTGGGGCGGGGCCGTTATAAAGACGGCGCCGGGGAGCCGGGGCGCATTGCAGAGGCTGCCACCGGCGGAGCGCCTTCGTTTCTGCGAGCTGCACCCGGCCGACATGAAGACCCCCGGGGAGGTGTTGCGCGAGGGCGAGCTGGAGAAGCGCAGCGACAGCCTGTTCCAGCTGTGGAAGAAGAAGCGCGGCGTGCTCACCCCTGACTGCCTGAGCCTGTTCCCCACCGGTCCCGGCGCGCGCCCCAAGGAGCTGCGCTTCCACTCCATCCTCAAGGTGGACTGCGTGGAGCGTACGGGCAAGTACGTCTATTTCACCATCGTCACCACCGACCGCAAGGAGATCGACTTCCGCTGCGCGGGCGAGAGCTGCTGGAACGCGGCCATC carries:
- the PHLDA2 gene encoding pleckstrin homology-like domain family A member 2 → MKTPGEVLREGELEKRSDSLFQLWKKKRGVLTPDCLSLFPTGPGARPKELRFHSILKVDCVERTGKYVYFTIVTTDRKEIDFRCAGESCWNAAITLALIDFQNRRALEDFRSRQERAAPVGQPEAGTARAP